In one window of Pseudomonas sp. IAC-BECa141 DNA:
- a CDS encoding SCO family protein: MTQPTPRSRALGMHLILVLVTCLLGSQVLIAHQAQPDGASESATPWGGDYFPNTLLTDQDGRQVRFFDDLIKDKVVVINFIFTSCSDSCPLETARLRQVQKLLGDRVGKDIFFYSITIDPLSDTPQVLKAYSQRFKVGPGWKFLTGEFEDVTELRKKLGLFIEGVDNGRTKDHNLSLIVGNQSTGRWMKASPFENPWILADQLANTLQNWKQASTEESYADAPQIRPPSNGEELFRTRCASCHSLGPQDGEGIGMRNIGPDLIGVTRQRDPAWLNRWIREPDRVLAEKDPIALQLFEQYERIPMPNLRLDEASAQSIIDFLSAETERQHPSVQPLADGALTPVKPGSASEAVSRMQ; this comes from the coding sequence ATGACCCAGCCAACGCCGCGCTCCCGCGCCCTGGGCATGCACCTGATTCTGGTGCTGGTCACCTGCCTGCTTGGCAGTCAGGTGCTCATCGCCCATCAGGCGCAGCCCGACGGCGCCAGTGAATCCGCCACCCCGTGGGGTGGCGACTATTTCCCCAACACCCTGCTGACCGATCAGGACGGTCGGCAGGTGCGTTTTTTCGATGACCTGATCAAAGACAAAGTGGTGGTGATCAACTTCATCTTCACCTCGTGCAGTGACTCCTGCCCGCTGGAAACCGCGCGCCTGCGCCAGGTGCAGAAGCTGCTGGGGGACCGGGTCGGCAAAGACATTTTCTTCTACTCGATCACCATCGATCCGCTGAGCGACACCCCCCAAGTGCTCAAGGCCTATTCGCAACGCTTCAAGGTCGGCCCCGGCTGGAAATTCCTCACGGGTGAATTCGAAGACGTCACCGAGCTGCGCAAGAAGCTCGGGCTGTTCATCGAAGGCGTCGACAACGGTCGCACCAAGGATCACAACCTGAGCCTGATTGTCGGTAACCAGAGCACCGGGCGCTGGATGAAAGCCTCGCCGTTCGAGAACCCGTGGATCCTCGCCGATCAGCTCGCCAATACCTTGCAGAACTGGAAACAGGCCAGCACTGAAGAAAGCTATGCCGACGCCCCGCAGATCCGTCCGCCGAGCAATGGCGAAGAACTGTTCCGCACCCGTTGCGCTTCGTGTCACAGCCTCGGCCCGCAGGACGGCGAGGGCATCGGCATGCGCAACATCGGCCCGGACCTGATCGGCGTGACCCGCCAGCGTGACCCGGCCTGGCTCAATCGCTGGATCCGCGAACCGGATCGCGTGCTGGCGGAGAAAGACCCGATCGCACTGCAACTGTTCGAGCAATACGAGCGCATCCCGATGCCGAATCTGCGTCTGGACGAGGCTTCGGCGCAGTCGATCATCGACTTTCTGAGTGCCGAAACCGAGCGTCAGCATCCGTCCGTGCAGCCCTTGGCCGACGGGGCGTTGACGCCAGTAAAACCGGGCTCTGCCAGCGAAGCGGTGAGTCGTATGCAGTAG
- a CDS encoding ATP-binding protein yields MQRLEEQKTAAPNVALAAIKSWGRQFNLLRWFSLASFFIIAAVALGLGYISTRFVVTESVERDALLTAQFVQAIGDAEMRHANITPQRTMGEMLDPRQDQNYPDVDQLAHAAARAEFLDHVEHLPDVLLATVYALDRTVIWSTNPELINVKFEDDDELDESFEMKVPVSSSYHKIDDEKPEQRLSREPKYLFIENYIPMFNADKSKVVAMVEIYKEPADLVDRIDRGFASIWAATLLGGAVIYLGLFWIVRRASTLLQSQQRQLISNETFVALGEMSSAVAHSLRNPLATIRSSAELAQEVASPGAQRNIGDIISQVDRMSRWVRELLVSLRPMSDDGEAVELLAAVEDTLGAFDALIRRNGVEVRFTPQNCPPVISQKVLLTQILNSLFANALEAMPKGGVLSVEIETPHTGHVRMTLSDTGRGMSAQQQQLVFKPFFTTKQGGLGVGLALVKRIMERFQGSVVLTSREQEGTRVSLNFRVASGGEYGTQHSAGRG; encoded by the coding sequence ATGCAGCGACTGGAAGAACAAAAAACAGCAGCGCCGAACGTGGCGTTGGCAGCCATCAAGAGTTGGGGCAGACAGTTCAACCTGCTGCGCTGGTTCTCGCTGGCCAGTTTTTTCATCATCGCGGCCGTGGCGCTGGGGCTGGGTTATATCTCCACGCGCTTCGTGGTTACCGAAAGCGTGGAGCGCGATGCACTGCTCACCGCGCAGTTCGTGCAGGCCATCGGCGATGCGGAAATGCGCCACGCCAACATCACGCCGCAACGGACCATGGGCGAAATGCTCGACCCGCGCCAGGATCAGAATTACCCCGACGTCGATCAATTGGCCCATGCCGCGGCCCGCGCGGAGTTTCTCGATCATGTCGAACACCTGCCCGACGTGTTGCTGGCCACGGTGTATGCCCTGGATCGCACGGTCATCTGGTCGACCAACCCCGAGCTGATCAACGTCAAGTTTGAAGACGACGACGAACTGGATGAGTCGTTCGAGATGAAAGTCCCGGTGTCTTCCAGCTATCACAAGATCGACGATGAAAAACCCGAGCAGCGGCTGTCGCGGGAACCGAAATACCTGTTCATCGAAAACTACATTCCGATGTTCAACGCCGACAAAAGCAAAGTGGTCGCCATGGTGGAAATCTACAAGGAACCGGCGGATCTGGTGGACCGCATCGATCGAGGGTTCGCTTCGATCTGGGCCGCGACCCTCCTCGGCGGCGCGGTGATTTACCTGGGGCTGTTCTGGATCGTGCGGCGCGCCTCGACCCTGCTGCAGAGCCAGCAACGGCAACTGATCAGTAACGAAACCTTTGTCGCCCTGGGCGAGATGTCCTCGGCGGTGGCCCACAGTTTGCGCAATCCGCTGGCGACCATTCGCTCCAGCGCCGAACTGGCCCAGGAAGTCGCCAGCCCCGGTGCGCAGCGCAATATCGGCGACATCATCAGCCAGGTCGACCGCATGTCGCGCTGGGTGCGCGAGCTGTTGGTGTCGTTGCGTCCGATGAGTGACGACGGCGAGGCGGTGGAACTGCTGGCGGCGGTCGAGGACACCCTGGGGGCGTTTGACGCGTTGATCCGGCGCAATGGCGTCGAAGTGCGATTCACGCCACAAAATTGCCCGCCGGTCATCAGCCAAAAGGTGCTGCTGACGCAAATTCTCAATAGCCTGTTTGCCAACGCCCTGGAAGCGATGCCCAAGGGGGGCGTACTGAGTGTCGAGATTGAAACACCGCACACCGGTCATGTGCGCATGACCCTGAGCGACACCGGCAGAGGCATGAGCGCGCAGCAGCAACAACTGGTGTTCAAACCGTTTTTCACCACCAAACAGGGCGGCCTCGGGGTCGGCCTGGCGCTGGTCAAAAGAATCATGGAGCGGTTTCAGGGTTCGGTCGTGCTGACCAGCCGGGAGCAGGAAGGAACCCGCGTCAGTCTCAACTTTAGAGTGGCATCGGGAGGGGAATATGGAACACAGCATTCTGCTGGTCGAGGATGA
- a CDS encoding sigma-54-dependent transcriptional regulator, translating into MEHSILLVEDDELLAENIQTYLERKDFEVTVCHSAEDALTQLESFMPDIVLTDNSLPGMSGHDLIQKLRISAPELKVIMMTGYGNVEDAVVAMKEGAFHYVTKPVALPELKLLLDKALATERMERTLSFYQEREAQKSGVQALIGESSPMQYLKNTIGQLLDAERRMANTDLPPVLVEGETGTGKELVARALHFDGPRSKGPFVEFNCASIPSNLVESELFGHEKGAFTDAKDRRVGLVEAADGGTLFLDEIGEMDLLLQAKLLKLLEDRTIRRVGSVKERKVNLRVISATNCNLEQMVQQGKFRRDLFFRLRIISIKVPRLYARGEDILLLARHFLASHGKRYGKPNLHFSDQAEQLLLSYTWPGNVRELRNMLEQTVLLAPNDTIAAHQLNVCMSLCDDLPPQHQHEVQHFEPRPASNTESMNLPEVERDMVRKMLDKTDWNVTKSARLLGLSRDMLRYRIEKLGLARPDKRQW; encoded by the coding sequence ATGGAACACAGCATTCTGCTGGTCGAGGATGACGAACTGCTGGCCGAGAATATTCAGACCTACCTGGAGCGCAAAGACTTCGAGGTGACGGTCTGCCACTCGGCCGAGGACGCGCTGACGCAGCTGGAAAGCTTCATGCCGGACATCGTCCTGACCGACAACTCGCTGCCGGGCATGAGCGGTCACGATCTGATCCAGAAGCTGCGCATCAGCGCGCCGGAACTGAAAGTGATCATGATGACCGGTTACGGCAACGTCGAAGACGCGGTGGTCGCCATGAAGGAGGGCGCCTTTCATTACGTCACCAAACCGGTCGCGCTGCCGGAACTCAAACTGCTGCTGGACAAGGCCCTGGCCACCGAACGGATGGAGCGCACGCTGTCGTTCTACCAGGAGCGCGAAGCGCAGAAATCCGGCGTGCAGGCGCTGATCGGCGAGTCGTCGCCGATGCAGTACCTGAAAAACACCATCGGCCAGTTGCTCGACGCCGAGCGGCGCATGGCCAACACCGACCTGCCGCCGGTACTGGTGGAAGGTGAGACCGGTACCGGCAAGGAACTGGTGGCCCGCGCGCTGCACTTCGACGGTCCGCGCAGCAAAGGCCCGTTCGTTGAATTCAACTGTGCGTCGATTCCGTCCAACCTGGTGGAATCAGAACTGTTCGGCCACGAGAAAGGCGCATTCACCGACGCCAAGGATCGCCGGGTCGGACTGGTGGAAGCGGCGGACGGCGGCACCTTGTTCCTTGACGAGATCGGCGAAATGGACCTGCTGTTGCAGGCCAAGCTGCTCAAACTGCTCGAGGATCGGACCATCCGCCGGGTCGGCTCGGTGAAGGAGCGCAAGGTCAACCTGCGGGTGATCAGCGCCACCAATTGCAACCTTGAGCAGATGGTCCAGCAGGGCAAGTTTCGCCGTGATCTGTTTTTCCGTTTGCGGATCATCTCGATCAAGGTGCCGCGTCTGTATGCCCGTGGCGAAGACATCCTGCTACTGGCCCGGCACTTCCTCGCCAGCCACGGCAAGCGCTACGGCAAACCGAACCTGCACTTCAGCGATCAGGCCGAGCAACTGCTGCTCAGTTACACCTGGCCGGGCAATGTGCGCGAATTGCGCAACATGCTCGAACAGACCGTGTTGCTGGCGCCGAACGACACCATCGCCGCGCATCAACTGAATGTCTGCATGAGTCTGTGCGATGACCTGCCACCGCAGCATCAGCACGAAGTGCAGCATTTCGAACCACGTCCGGCGAGCAACACCGAGTCGATGAACCTGCCGGAAGTCGAACGCGACATGGTGCGCAAGATGCTCGACAAGACCGACTGGAACGTCACCAAATCGGCGCGCCTGTTGGGCCTGAGCCGCGACATGCTGCGCTACCGCATCGAAAAACTCGGCCTGGCCCGTCCGGACAAGCGTCAGTGGTAA
- a CDS encoding class I SAM-dependent methyltransferase yields the protein MEVPNNKNAVESNRQAWNDSARHHQDSPDWQALLTEVTQADFSCLDDTLRGLLEQVGVDGKDVVQLCCNNGRESLSLFALGARSVVGIDQSSAFLEQARELNKRSPHNAEFIEADIHHLPEALRARFDVALITIGVFGWMPDIGEFFRHVASTLKPGGRLVIYETHPFLEMVDPEAEDPFRLATSYFRQEPFVLEKPIVYVGKVEQPAAKSYWFVHSLGAIFTAAIEAGLNITHFKEYPHSNREDVYDQYQNREAQMPMCFTLVVIKS from the coding sequence ATGGAAGTGCCAAACAATAAAAATGCCGTCGAGAGCAATCGTCAGGCGTGGAATGATTCCGCCCGTCATCATCAGGATTCGCCCGACTGGCAGGCCTTGCTGACCGAAGTCACGCAGGCTGACTTTTCCTGCCTCGACGACACCCTTCGCGGCTTGCTCGAGCAGGTCGGTGTCGATGGCAAAGACGTCGTTCAGCTGTGTTGCAACAACGGCCGCGAGAGCCTGTCACTCTTCGCCCTCGGCGCACGGAGCGTGGTCGGTATCGATCAGTCGAGCGCGTTTCTCGAACAGGCCCGCGAACTGAACAAGCGTTCGCCGCACAATGCCGAATTCATCGAAGCCGATATTCATCATTTGCCTGAAGCGCTGCGCGCCCGTTTCGACGTCGCGCTGATCACCATCGGCGTCTTTGGCTGGATGCCCGACATCGGCGAATTCTTCCGCCACGTCGCCTCGACCCTCAAGCCGGGCGGACGGCTGGTGATCTACGAAACCCACCCGTTCCTGGAAATGGTCGACCCCGAGGCCGAAGACCCGTTTCGCCTCGCCACCTCGTATTTCCGCCAAGAACCTTTCGTGCTGGAAAAACCGATCGTCTACGTCGGCAAGGTCGAACAGCCGGCGGCGAAGTCCTACTGGTTCGTGCACAGCCTCGGCGCAATCTTCACCGCCGCCATCGAGGCCGGCCTGAACATCACGCACTTCAAGGAATACCCGCACTCGAACCGGGAAGACGTGTATGACCAGTACCAGAACCGCGAGGCGCAGATGCCGATGTGTTTTACGTTGGTAGTCATTAAAAGCTGA
- a CDS encoding GNAT family N-acetyltransferase codes for MSVIQKLRERIKQKGLSRTFGTLWKRYVFFHWELLWMERDLVSPVPPHKLRPYDGLRKVDITAENAGAFAKHFGDRVQTMAELANEGHTGHMYLDADGHAVAFIWGSIRDYHDRHYYGCTFPVKPGEFFEFGGEMTRAYFGSSLSVDVQVALWEAMAAQGCHKVVDVCETHNIPALKLHIRMGYHEQGRVTHVYCLFGKWRFFRETRYAGSRLDPLRKPGRPVVTAAAQA; via the coding sequence ATGAGCGTCATTCAAAAGCTGCGCGAACGTATCAAGCAAAAAGGCCTGAGCCGCACCTTCGGCACGTTGTGGAAACGCTACGTGTTCTTCCATTGGGAACTGTTGTGGATGGAGCGCGACCTGGTCAGCCCGGTACCGCCGCACAAGCTGCGCCCCTACGACGGCCTGCGCAAAGTCGACATCACCGCCGAGAATGCCGGCGCGTTCGCCAAACACTTCGGTGACCGCGTGCAGACCATGGCCGAACTGGCCAACGAGGGCCACACCGGGCACATGTACCTGGACGCCGACGGCCATGCGGTGGCGTTCATCTGGGGCAGCATTCGCGACTACCACGACCGCCACTATTACGGCTGCACCTTCCCGGTCAAACCCGGCGAGTTCTTCGAATTCGGCGGCGAAATGACCCGCGCCTACTTCGGCAGCAGCCTGTCAGTGGACGTCCAGGTCGCCCTCTGGGAGGCCATGGCCGCTCAGGGCTGCCACAAAGTGGTGGATGTCTGCGAAACCCACAACATCCCGGCGCTGAAACTGCACATCCGCATGGGCTACCACGAACAGGGCCGCGTCACCCACGTCTATTGCCTGTTCGGCAAATGGCGGTTCTTCCGCGAAACCCGCTACGCCGGCTCACGCCTGGACCCGCTGCGCAAACCGGGACGGCCGGTGGTGACGGCGGCTGCGCAGGCTTGA
- a CDS encoding ChbG/HpnK family deacetylase gives MPRQVIVNADDFGLSPNENAVILGAFQAGVISSATAMANMPAFEAACALARLPLLEGRIGLHFNLTYGRPLSRAILERRTFCDSHGVFDLNLPRHSLWLSREDREAVQEELQAQWQRCVDHGVRPSHLDSHQHVHNIWPIGEIVARFAAHQGVPVRLARNLGQNLSLPKRVFKGLLNRRLQGLAGVTADYVCTPVDLRNAPAPTDGVLEIVAHPNQLGADFGDAYLQPGESLSLVLEQRLAGVPRVSYADLNRDFLRGAAAL, from the coding sequence ATGCCTCGCCAAGTCATAGTCAACGCTGACGATTTCGGCCTGAGCCCGAACGAAAACGCGGTGATTCTCGGTGCATTCCAGGCCGGGGTCATCAGTTCCGCCACCGCCATGGCCAACATGCCGGCGTTCGAAGCGGCCTGCGCCTTGGCCCGGCTGCCGCTGCTGGAAGGCCGGATCGGCCTGCACTTCAATCTGACCTACGGCCGACCCTTGAGCCGGGCGATTCTCGAACGTCGCACTTTCTGCGACAGCCACGGCGTGTTCGACCTCAACCTGCCTCGCCACAGCTTGTGGCTGAGCCGGGAAGATCGCGAGGCGGTGCAGGAAGAATTGCAGGCGCAGTGGCAGCGCTGCGTCGATCACGGGGTGCGTCCCAGCCACCTCGATTCACATCAGCACGTGCACAACATCTGGCCGATCGGCGAGATCGTCGCGCGCTTCGCCGCCCATCAAGGGGTGCCGGTGCGCCTGGCGCGCAACCTGGGGCAAAACCTCAGCCTGCCCAAACGCGTGTTCAAGGGGTTGCTCAACCGTCGGTTGCAAGGTCTGGCCGGGGTTACGGCGGATTACGTCTGCACACCGGTGGACCTGCGCAACGCGCCCGCGCCGACCGACGGTGTGCTGGAAATAGTCGCCCATCCAAACCAGCTCGGGGCGGACTTCGGTGATGCCTATTTGCAACCCGGAGAGTCTCTGAGCCTTGTGCTAGAGCAGCGGCTGGCGGGCGTTCCACGGGTTTCCTATGCCGACTTGAACAGGGATTTCCTACGCGGTGCCGCGGCACTCTGA
- a CDS encoding GNAT family N-acetyltransferase, whose amino-acid sequence MARFEWRTSLCAPDFPTAAHEALRLRVTDHTPFNSLDWLRAAEQALDAHERLHVLLGWEADELRLCLPLVASHERFFGLPFRVVHHLGYPLADRLALLSRLNAEDMRQALRLIRQRVPHALLQLNEIAEPVGAESLLTEWMAHSSTGERRLSCRVPVHLISDADRQEVSGDPRYKLRRARKRIAACGAEVRRIIPDATSMGPLLQAISEVEAVSWKGDEGVGIFASERSRRCMENAFTALAASDRVRVVMLELDGRCISYRLGLFEQGRLYDYNLAFLPQYADLGSGRVLLEEWIRWGLDDNWRWIDASRVSLENSSHQLHERMTGQLEHWRWSFYSWRPSGLLLGLGLRVWHRLKPALQQWRAKRAAAKAAAIATAVINPTKEGKHASPSHSQR is encoded by the coding sequence ATGGCGCGATTCGAATGGCGCACCTCGTTGTGCGCACCTGACTTCCCGACGGCGGCTCATGAAGCGCTGCGCCTGCGGGTGACGGATCACACGCCGTTCAACAGCCTCGACTGGCTGCGTGCGGCAGAGCAGGCGCTCGACGCGCACGAGCGGCTGCATGTATTGCTGGGCTGGGAAGCGGACGAATTGCGCTTGTGCCTGCCGCTGGTGGCGAGCCATGAACGGTTTTTCGGTTTGCCGTTTCGGGTGGTGCACCACCTGGGTTATCCGCTGGCCGATCGCCTGGCGTTGTTATCACGGCTGAATGCCGAAGACATGCGCCAGGCCTTGCGGCTGATTCGCCAGCGAGTGCCCCACGCCCTGTTGCAACTCAACGAAATCGCCGAGCCGGTCGGCGCCGAAAGCCTGCTCACCGAATGGATGGCCCACAGCTCCACCGGCGAACGTCGCTTGAGCTGCCGGGTGCCGGTGCACCTGATCAGCGACGCCGATCGCCAGGAAGTCTCGGGCGACCCGCGCTATAAGCTGCGCCGGGCGCGCAAACGGATTGCCGCGTGCGGCGCCGAAGTCCGGCGGATCATTCCTGACGCGACCAGCATGGGCCCGTTGCTGCAGGCCATCAGTGAAGTCGAAGCGGTCAGTTGGAAAGGCGACGAAGGCGTCGGAATCTTTGCCAGCGAGCGCAGCCGCCGCTGCATGGAAAACGCCTTCACCGCCCTCGCCGCTTCGGATCGGGTCCGCGTGGTGATGCTGGAGTTGGACGGACGTTGCATCAGCTATCGGCTCGGCCTGTTCGAACAGGGCCGGCTCTACGACTACAACCTCGCCTTCCTGCCGCAATACGCCGATCTGGGCAGCGGCCGGGTGTTGCTGGAGGAATGGATACGCTGGGGGCTGGACGACAATTGGCGCTGGATCGATGCCTCGCGGGTCAGCCTGGAAAACTCCAGCCATCAACTGCACGAACGCATGACCGGGCAACTGGAACACTGGCGCTGGAGCTTCTATTCGTGGCGCCCGAGCGGTCTGTTGCTCGGGCTGGGGCTGCGCGTCTGGCACCGGCTCAAGCCTGCGTTGCAACAATGGCGGGCGAAGCGTGCGGCGGCCAAAGCGGCGGCCATTGCGACAGCAGTGATCAACCCGACCAAGGAGGGCAAACATGCCTCGCCAAGTCATAGTCAACGCTGA
- a CDS encoding GNAT family N-acetyltransferase has protein sequence MNVLQKVSDHIKRKGLRATMAKVWKHYVFSHQELLWMERDLVSPVPPHSLKPYPPLRVVKITPDNVSAFARHFGDRVGTMAELAREHHTGHMHLDDQGHAVAFIWGTARDYFDRHYYGCLFPVKPGEFFEFGGELARSYWGTELSVDLQLQLWKAMAAQGCDKVVDVCEFHNIPALKLHLRMGYTEQGRIMNVYELFGRWRFYRETRYSGSRLDALRKPSRPPVTATAT, from the coding sequence ATGAATGTTCTGCAAAAAGTCAGCGATCACATCAAACGCAAAGGCCTGCGGGCCACCATGGCCAAGGTGTGGAAGCACTACGTCTTTTCTCATCAGGAACTGCTGTGGATGGAGCGCGATCTGGTCAGTCCGGTGCCGCCCCACAGCCTCAAGCCCTACCCGCCGCTGCGGGTGGTGAAAATTACCCCGGACAACGTCAGCGCCTTCGCCCGCCACTTCGGCGACCGCGTCGGCACCATGGCTGAACTGGCCCGGGAACATCACACCGGGCACATGCATCTGGACGATCAGGGCCATGCGGTGGCCTTCATCTGGGGCACCGCCCGGGACTATTTCGACCGCCACTATTACGGCTGCCTGTTCCCGGTGAAACCCGGTGAATTCTTCGAGTTCGGCGGCGAACTGGCCCGCTCGTATTGGGGCACCGAACTGTCGGTGGACCTGCAACTGCAACTGTGGAAAGCCATGGCCGCCCAGGGCTGCGACAAGGTTGTGGACGTCTGCGAGTTCCACAACATTCCGGCGCTCAAGCTGCACCTGCGCATGGGCTATACCGAACAGGGCCGGATCATGAATGTGTATGAGTTGTTCGGTCGCTGGCGCTTCTATCGCGAAACCCGCTACAGCGGATCGCGTCTGGACGCGCTGCGCAAACCTTCCCGTCCACCTGTCACAGCAACGGCGACCTGA
- a CDS encoding lipopolysaccharide biosynthesis protein has translation MSRGNYLKHLALSMGTKLAMISLRLLRNVLLARILGPSERGLFALLSTLPDLISAATSGGLNSAVGYQAAKQRPMGLLLAQVLVFGCLLAGLLTLLVVALVREFGSELDVTMQLGLLAWLLLLAVPLTVLKSGLLTLHNASGGVVAFNALRLVESLAPLLLFLALFWMWKEAALEAALISWLAGISLVVLVGWLWLKRAQPLQLQWDRASQNELLRFSARSHPDLLFQQVILRSDYLFIGALLGSTALGHYAMASAAAELLLIVPEAVTTPLMKRLLQQDEGMDKVTPLALRLTATVMLGACLTMAVIGEWLIVTLFGVAYQPAYPALLALLPGLLGLCYASILRLDLIGKNRPGTVSLMMGIGALLNLALNLLLIPAYGIVGAAAASSIAYLAVTVAMLVLYCRLSGVAFWQTLIILPNDLTPMWLMLQRRFLQRKSA, from the coding sequence ATGAGTCGAGGCAATTACCTCAAGCACCTGGCGCTGAGCATGGGCACCAAACTGGCGATGATCAGCCTGCGTCTGCTGAGGAATGTGCTGCTGGCGCGGATCCTCGGCCCCAGCGAACGGGGCCTGTTCGCCCTGCTCAGCACCCTGCCCGATCTGATCAGCGCGGCCACCAGCGGCGGTCTTAATTCGGCGGTCGGTTATCAGGCGGCCAAGCAACGGCCGATGGGGTTGCTGCTGGCTCAGGTGCTGGTGTTCGGCTGCTTGCTCGCCGGTTTGTTGACCTTGCTGGTGGTGGCGCTGGTGCGCGAGTTCGGCAGTGAACTGGACGTGACCATGCAACTCGGTCTGCTGGCGTGGCTGTTGCTGTTGGCGGTGCCGTTGACCGTACTCAAAAGCGGCTTGCTGACCTTGCACAATGCGTCCGGCGGGGTGGTCGCGTTCAATGCCTTGCGCCTGGTGGAATCGTTGGCGCCGCTGCTGCTGTTTCTCGCGCTGTTCTGGATGTGGAAAGAAGCGGCGCTTGAAGCGGCGCTGATCAGTTGGCTGGCCGGCATCAGTCTGGTGGTACTGGTCGGCTGGCTGTGGCTCAAACGCGCGCAGCCGTTGCAGTTGCAATGGGACCGCGCCAGCCAGAACGAACTGCTGCGCTTCAGTGCGCGCAGCCATCCCGATCTGCTGTTCCAGCAGGTGATCCTGCGTTCCGATTACCTGTTCATCGGCGCCCTGCTCGGCAGCACCGCCCTCGGGCATTACGCGATGGCCAGCGCCGCCGCCGAGTTGCTGCTGATCGTCCCGGAAGCGGTGACCACGCCGCTGATGAAACGCCTGCTGCAACAGGACGAAGGCATGGACAAGGTCACCCCGCTGGCCCTGCGCCTGACCGCCACGGTGATGCTCGGCGCCTGCCTGACCATGGCCGTGATCGGCGAATGGCTGATCGTCACCCTGTTCGGCGTCGCCTACCAACCGGCGTATCCGGCACTGCTGGCGTTGCTGCCGGGGCTGCTGGGCCTGTGCTACGCGAGCATCCTGCGCCTGGACCTGATCGGCAAGAATCGCCCCGGCACGGTGTCGTTGATGATGGGGATTGGCGCGCTGCTCAACCTTGCGCTGAATCTTTTGCTGATTCCGGCCTACGGCATCGTCGGCGCGGCGGCGGCTTCGTCGATTGCCTATCTGGCGGTGACCGTGGCGATGCTGGTGTTGTACTGCCGGTTGAGCGGCGTGGCGTTCTGGCAAACCCTGATCATTCTGCCTAACGACCTCACGCCGATGTGGCTGATGTTGCAGCGTCGCTTTTTACAGCGAAAATCGGCATGA
- a CDS encoding polysaccharide deacetylase family protein encodes MAIKQLIKRTSGWLYLNSSVGRNQLHGAGVILMLHRVLSNDRAADLPHRNELCVGPKAFEHLLVWLRRHFDCVPLMEILQPNALRTERPQVALTFDDGWRDNAANAFALLQKHQVPASIFLSTDFIGSRQRFWWESIGETLWGSHGEKARTHLIECLRSIGQPLPVLLDDIDVDRRSLTLLHYLQGLKALDPMMLEHLTDQCPQESQPQALDWHQVRLMEASGLVRFGPHGASHAILTGLDDVRLGEEISRSRDALLNGCNRPLPVYCYPNGDNDARVREQIASHDYPFALGTGSGIYRGNSDPLNLPRFGVSQRTARNPELLSWRIYRGARP; translated from the coding sequence ATGGCGATCAAACAACTGATTAAACGCACCAGCGGCTGGCTCTATCTCAACTCGTCCGTGGGACGAAACCAGTTGCACGGCGCCGGCGTGATCCTGATGTTGCACCGGGTGCTGTCCAACGACCGCGCCGCCGACCTGCCGCACCGCAACGAACTGTGCGTCGGGCCCAAGGCCTTCGAACATTTGCTGGTGTGGCTGCGCAGGCATTTCGATTGCGTGCCGCTGATGGAGATCCTGCAGCCCAACGCCTTGCGCACCGAGCGTCCGCAAGTGGCGCTGACCTTCGACGACGGCTGGCGCGACAACGCCGCCAACGCCTTCGCGCTGCTGCAGAAACATCAGGTGCCGGCGAGCATTTTTCTCTCCACCGATTTCATCGGCAGCCGTCAGCGTTTCTGGTGGGAAAGCATCGGCGAAACCCTGTGGGGCAGCCATGGCGAAAAAGCCCGCACGCACCTGATCGAATGCCTGCGATCGATCGGCCAGCCGTTGCCAGTACTGCTGGACGACATCGACGTGGATCGGCGCAGTCTGACTTTGTTGCATTACCTGCAAGGGCTTAAGGCACTTGACCCGATGATGCTCGAACACCTGACCGACCAGTGCCCGCAAGAGTCGCAACCCCAGGCGCTGGACTGGCATCAGGTGCGTTTGATGGAGGCTTCAGGCCTGGTGCGTTTCGGCCCCCACGGCGCCAGTCACGCCATCCTCACCGGCCTTGACGATGTGCGCCTAGGCGAAGAAATCAGTCGCAGCCGCGATGCCCTGCTCAATGGCTGCAACCGGCCATTGCCGGTGTATTGCTACCCCAACGGTGACAACGACGCACGGGTTCGCGAACAGATTGCCAGTCACGATTACCCGTTCGCGCTCGGCACCGGCAGCGGCATTTATCGTGGCAACAGTGATCCGCTGAACCTGCCGCGCTTCGGCGTCAGCCAGCGCACCGCGCGCAATCCGGAACTGCTGTCGTGGCGGATCTATCGCGGGGCGCGGCCATGA